The DNA sequence GATGCTGTTCGGAAGATGTATGAAAATAATCCTGGTGTTGATATAGTGATACACCTAGCTGCAAAAGTTGGTGGCATAGGTGCCAATAGAGAGCATCCGGGATCATTTTTTTATGACAATCTTATGATGGGCGTTCAGCTTATGCATGAGGCCTACGCACGAGAGATTCCGAAATTCGTCGCACTTGGAACAGTTTGTGCATATCCGAAGCATACTCCCGTACCATTTAGCGAGGATGATCTCTGGAATGGGTACCCTGAAGAAACCAATGCGCCATATGGCTTGGCTAAAAAAATGATGCTCGTACAAAGCCAAGGCTATAGGGAGGAATATGGATTTAATTCAATATTCCTATTGCCGGTAAATCTCTATGGTCCGGGCGACAATTTTGATCCGGCATCGAGTCACGTTATCCCTGCCTTAATTAAGAAGTGTGTCGATGCTGTCGAGAATGGTGATGATGAGATTGTCGTTTGGGGGACAGGCTCTGCTAGTCGCGAGTTTTTGTATGTAGAGGATGCCGCTGAAGCGATTCTGCTTGCTGCAGAAAAATATGATAAGTCGGAGCCTGTGAATATTGGCTCGAGCTTTGAACTTACAATCAAGGAGCTCATTGGAATAGTCGTTCAAGCAACCGGATTCAAGGGCAAAATTACTTGGGATACCTCCAAGCCTGATGGCCAGCCACGCCGTAAACTTGATGTGTCGCGCGCAGAACGTGAATTTGGCTTCAAGTCGCACACAACATTTGAGGAAGGACTGAAGAAAACCATCGAGTGGTATAAGGCACACAAATCAGATCTGTAGTATAATTACTCCAGATGGAACATGTTGTCGTAATTCGTCCGAAAAAGCGGCTCGCGATCGATTGGAAGGAGCTCAAGGAATACCGCGAGCTCTTCTTCTACTTTGCCTGGCGCGATGTCAAAGTACGCTACAAACAGACTGCCATAGGCATCCTATGGGCTATCCTGCAGCCTTTTATACAAATGGTGG is a window from the bacterium genome containing:
- a CDS encoding ABC transporter permease, with the translated sequence MEHVVVIRPKKRLAIDWKELKEYRELFFYFAWRDVKVRYKQTAIGILWAILQPFIQMVVFTLFFNKAVGVETGSAVPYAIFSYTGLLFWNYFSQALQRSANSLVDNQSVVTKVYF
- a CDS encoding GDP-L-fucose synthase, with protein sequence MTNISLDFWNTKKVLITGGSGFLGSHLQKQLRQSEAKIIAPSHTDYDLVDGDAVRKMYENNPGVDIVIHLAAKVGGIGANREHPGSFFYDNLMMGVQLMHEAYAREIPKFVALGTVCAYPKHTPVPFSEDDLWNGYPEETNAPYGLAKKMMLVQSQGYREEYGFNSIFLLPVNLYGPGDNFDPASSHVIPALIKKCVDAVENGDDEIVVWGTGSASREFLYVEDAAEAILLAAEKYDKSEPVNIGSSFELTIKELIGIVVQATGFKGKITWDTSKPDGQPRRKLDVSRAEREFGFKSHTTFEEGLKKTIEWYKAHKSDL